CTTTCGTGTCAGTGTGTTCGGTGCCGGGCTGGGACTTGCCGCGCCGATTCTCGGCATGCGCATGTTTCGCGCGGATTCGGCGCGTCGCCGCATCGTCTACGCCCTCTGGCTCACGCCGCTGGCGCTGATTCTGCTCGGGCAGAAACCCATGATGGAACTGCTGGGCTTCCGCAAGCATGTGGCAACGCGCATGGCTGCGCGCGATGCCCAGCCGCTGGTTCACGCGATCCGCTCCTACCGGACCGACCACGGTGAGCCGCCGGCGTCCCTGGGGGATCTGGTGCCCGACTACATGGAGGTCTTGCCGACACCAACGATTCGGGCCGCGATGCCTTACGAGTATTTCGTCAAGATCGAAGAACGCGGTCCCACGCAATGGTTCTTGCGCGTGCCGGTTGCCGATCGTGTTTGTTCGACAGGTGAGCGAATCGCGGAATTCAATGAATCAACGCCGTTTCTCGAGCGCGAGCATCGCACGAAAGACGGATTGCTCTCTGGCTGGACCTTCGCCTGCCCGTAGCCCTCAGAACTTCTTCTTCGAATCCAGCAGGATCGTGACCGGTCCGTCGTTGACGAGTTCCACGTCCATCATGGCCCCGAAACGACCGCCCCGGGTGGGGAGGCCTGCCTCGGCGAGCAGCTTCATGGTCAGCTCATAGAGCCGCTCGCCCTCTTCGGGCCGGGCTGCGTGGGCGAAGGAGGGGCGGGTGCCCTTCTTGGCATCGCCGAGCAGGGTGAACTGGGAGACGACCAGCACCTCGCCGCCGATGTCGGTGACCGAGCGGTTCATCTTCTCTTCGTCGTCGGCGAAGATGCGTAGCCCCGCGAGCTTGGCGGCCATCCACTGCGCGTCGGAATCGGCGTCCTCGTCGGCAACGCCCAGCAGGACGAGAAGCCCCTTGCCGATCTGTGATACCGGCTCGCCGCCGACGCTCACGCCGGCGCGACTGACTCTTTGAACAACGGCGCGCATGGGGGCTGCTTTACTCAGCACCGGATGGTTTGTAAATTGTGACCATGCAGCGCACCCGTCTCCTCCCCGTTTCCCTGTTGATTGCGATCGTCCTCACTCTGAGCGCCTGCGCGGGCGTGGGACGGATGATGGGCAAGCAGCCCCGGCGCCTGCTGTGGGTGGAGTGCCAGAACCGCAACCACACCCTGGATACACCCGAAAAAATCGACCGGCTCATCGCCGACGCAA
The Chrysiogenia bacterium genome window above contains:
- the dtd gene encoding D-tyrosyl-tRNA(Tyr) deacylase; amino-acid sequence: MRAVVQRVSRAGVSVGGEPVSQIGKGLLVLLGVADEDADSDAQWMAAKLAGLRIFADDEEKMNRSVTDIGGEVLVVSQFTLLGDAKKGTRPSFAHAARPEEGERLYELTMKLLAEAGLPTRGGRFGAMMDVELVNDGPVTILLDSKKKF